The genomic region GACCAGATCTCGGCCAACGGCGCTGCTGCGGCGCCGCCCGCCTTCGCTGCGTCAGAGGCGTCGGGACAGGGGGCTTCGGGCGCGGGTGCGCTTGGGGGAACCGTGCTCACCACGAATCTTTTGCGCTGGAAGGCCCGCCTCTCCCGCCAGTTCGTCGAAGCCCTGGCGGCTCGGCCCCAGGGCACGGTGATCGAGTCCGTGGTGTGGTTCCACTCGCCGTCTTACATGGGCGCCCTCAAGCGGGCGGCCGCGGCCGCAGTGAGCGAACTGGTGGCGGAACGGGAGGAACAGCGTTCGACGTCCCCCTGGCGGGGCCTCTGGATGGGCCCGCCGCCCCGGATCTACGAGGTGCACCTGTTCCGGGCTCCGAGCGGCGCGTACCACCTGCTGGACCGGTGGGGCATGCCAGCCGGCAGGCGCTGGCTTGGCGAGGGCCTGGGCGAGGCGGGCAGCGAAGAGGTAGCCGTGGGGCACCTGGTGCGGCTCAGCCCGCGGCGGATCATCGTGCACCTGGCGGACGAAGCCCCCATCCAGGCCGGCTTGCGCGCCGCCTTCCCCGGGCGGGTCTATACGTGCCGGGGCTGCCCACGCTGCAGCCTCAGCGGGCGAACACCGGCGCCCTCCCCCTCGCGCTGATCCCTTGCCCAGGCATACCCATGGGTATGTGCCGAGGAACCTGCGCCGGCTGCGGAGAAGCGGCAGGAGTGAGGGGGAGAGTGGCGCGTGCCGGTTCACCTTCTGCTCATACCGCTTATCGCAGCAGCAATCGGCTGGATCACCAACGTGGCCGCCGTCCGGCTGCTCTTCTGGCCCATCCGGCCGATCCGCCTTCGTGGTACGCCGTGGGCGGTCCAGGGTGTCTTTCCTCGCCGCCAGAAGGCCATCGCCGAGAGCATCGGCCGGCTCGTGGAAGAGGAGTTCCTGCGCCCCCAGGATGTGATGGCCTCGCTGAACGGTGCTGTGCGCAAGGAGGCCGCCTCGGCGCTGGAGGCGTACGTCGCCGAACGCCTGCGAAAGGGTCTGCCGCACTTCCTGCCAGCCCGGGTGCGGGACGCGGTGACGGGGTACGCGGCAGATCTGGCGCGCCGTGAGGCGCCGGGCGTGGTGAGCGACCTGGCCGGGCGGCTGGAGGAGCGGATCCGGTCCGAGCTTCACATCGGGGCCATCATCGGCGGTCGGATGAGGAGCCTGGAGCTTGGCGAGTTCGAACGAGCGCTGGTGCGGATCATGGGCCGGGAGTTGCGGTGGCTGGAAGCGCTGGGGGCCGTCATGGGGTTTCTCATCGGGATCGTGCAGGTACTGCTGGTCTGGCCTTGACCGCTGCCCGCCGTTCTGGCTAGGATGAGGGCAAAGCACGAAACGCCTG from Bacillota bacterium harbors:
- the ytxC gene encoding sporulation protein YtxC, whose product is DQISANGAAAAPPAFAASEASGQGASGAGALGGTVLTTNLLRWKARLSRQFVEALAARPQGTVIESVVWFHSPSYMGALKRAAAAAVSELVAEREEQRSTSPWRGLWMGPPPRIYEVHLFRAPSGAYHLLDRWGMPAGRRWLGEGLGEAGSEEVAVGHLVRLSPRRIIVHLADEAPIQAGLRAAFPGRVYTCRGCPRCSLSGRTPAPSPSR
- a CDS encoding DUF445 family protein, translating into MPVHLLLIPLIAAAIGWITNVAAVRLLFWPIRPIRLRGTPWAVQGVFPRRQKAIAESIGRLVEEEFLRPQDVMASLNGAVRKEAASALEAYVAERLRKGLPHFLPARVRDAVTGYAADLARREAPGVVSDLAGRLEERIRSELHIGAIIGGRMRSLELGEFERALVRIMGRELRWLEALGAVMGFLIGIVQVLLVWP